From a single Gemmatimonadota bacterium genomic region:
- a CDS encoding PKD domain-containing protein — protein sequence LKTGRVETREGLIAPLFTFRRRSQLDLGDGLVFTEVEFFDRTGPGLPRATERRWDFGDGISAAETNPRHVYLRGGVFRVTLTQTDAATGSSGRITRVLDADILFHQGHESGRAQRYLEVVERYDFAKLGARDLERVFTLINQVEDAGAVEQRLCEAYAALGDQGDARARGRSLARLGEICLVETENFDAAKSWYRQLSASAAVEDQREAWFGLGAVAVAQNDAAAAQSALAEAKKRANPWDAAQARRLALLEGDIARIQGKRDAALKAYRRAAESLIGRSMQQDELLRHAYPPRVQNFLLRREYRQARQELADWAERFPQARLDGYYTTLWQRVQLAQKHYRGAAQAGDAFVACCPGDTYAAECLYLAAVAKYGQDDDAGALERMERLIKDYPESDKRGEAEVFMRKLREK from the coding sequence CCTGAAAACCGGCCGCGTCGAAACCCGCGAGGGCCTGATCGCGCCCTTGTTCACGTTCCGCAGGCGCTCGCAGCTCGACCTGGGCGACGGCCTGGTGTTCACCGAGGTCGAGTTCTTCGACCGCACCGGGCCGGGCCTGCCGCGCGCCACCGAACGGCGCTGGGACTTCGGCGACGGCATCAGCGCCGCGGAAACAAACCCGCGCCACGTCTATCTGCGCGGCGGCGTGTTCCGCGTGACCCTCACCCAGACTGACGCCGCGACCGGAAGTTCGGGCCGCATCACCCGCGTGCTCGATGCGGATATCCTGTTTCACCAGGGCCACGAGTCCGGCCGCGCTCAACGTTACCTGGAAGTGGTCGAGCGTTACGACTTCGCGAAACTCGGCGCTCGCGACCTGGAGCGCGTGTTCACGCTGATCAACCAGGTGGAGGACGCCGGCGCCGTCGAGCAGCGCCTGTGCGAAGCCTACGCCGCGCTCGGCGACCAGGGCGACGCGCGGGCCAGGGGCCGCAGTCTGGCGCGGCTGGGCGAGATCTGTCTCGTCGAGACCGAAAACTTCGACGCCGCCAAGTCCTGGTACCGCCAACTGAGCGCAAGCGCCGCCGTCGAGGACCAGCGCGAAGCCTGGTTCGGCTTGGGCGCGGTCGCGGTGGCGCAGAACGACGCGGCGGCGGCGCAATCGGCGCTGGCCGAGGCGAAAAAGCGCGCCAACCCTTGGGACGCCGCGCAGGCGCGACGGCTGGCGCTGCTGGAGGGCGACATCGCGCGCATCCAGGGCAAGCGCGACGCCGCCCTGAAGGCCTATCGCCGGGCCGCCGAGTCTCTGATCGGGCGCTCGATGCAGCAAGACGAACTGCTGCGCCACGCCTATCCGCCGCGCGTGCAGAACTTCCTCTTGCGGCGCGAGTACCGCCAGGCCCGGCAGGAGTTGGCCGACTGGGCCGAGCGCTTCCCACAAGCGCGTCTCGACGGCTACTACACCACGCTCTGGCAGCGCGTGCAGCTTGCACAAAAGCACTATCGCGGCGCCGCGCAGGCCGGCGACGCCTTTGTCGCCTGCTGCCCCGGCGACACCTACGCGGCGGAGTGTCTGTACCTGGCGGCGGTGGCGAAATACGGGCAAGACGACGACGCCGGCGCGCTGGAACGCATGGAAAGGCTGATCAAGGACTATCCGGAATCCGACAAACGCGGCGAAGCCGAAGTCTTCATGCGCAAGCTGCGCGAAAAGTGA